A section of the Amycolatopsis sp. AA4 genome encodes:
- the mtrA gene encoding MtrAB system response regulator MtrA — protein sequence MKARVLVVDDDPALAEMLTIVLRGEGFDTAVVADGSRALPALRELKPDLVLLDLMLPGMNGIDVCKAIRAESGVPIVMLTAKSDTVDIVLGLESGADDYVVKPFKPKELVARVRARMRRTEAEPAESLTIGDLAIDVPGHEVTRDGKAIPLTPLEFDLLVALARKPRQVFTREVLLEQVWGYRHAADTRLVNVHVQRLRSKVEKDPEHPEVVLTVRGVGYKAGPP from the coding sequence ATGAAGGCACGTGTCTTGGTGGTCGACGACGACCCGGCGCTGGCGGAGATGCTCACCATCGTCCTCCGCGGCGAAGGGTTCGACACCGCGGTGGTCGCGGACGGTTCGCGGGCGCTTCCCGCGCTGCGGGAACTGAAACCGGACCTGGTCCTGCTCGACCTCATGCTGCCCGGCATGAACGGCATCGACGTGTGCAAGGCGATCCGCGCCGAGTCCGGCGTGCCGATCGTCATGCTCACCGCCAAGAGCGACACCGTGGACATCGTGCTCGGGCTCGAATCCGGGGCCGACGACTACGTGGTCAAGCCGTTCAAGCCGAAGGAACTCGTCGCCCGCGTGCGCGCCCGGATGCGCCGCACCGAGGCCGAGCCCGCCGAATCGCTGACCATCGGCGATCTCGCGATCGACGTTCCCGGGCACGAGGTCACCCGCGACGGCAAGGCGATCCCGCTGACGCCGCTCGAGTTCGACCTGCTCGTGGCGCTGGCCCGCAAGCCGCGCCAGGTGTTCACCCGCGAGGTGCTGCTCGAGCAGGTGTGGGGCTACCGGCACGCGGCCGACACCCGGTTGGTGAACGTGCACGTCCAGCGCCTTCGCTCGAAGGTGGAGAAGGACCCGGAGCACCCCGAGGTGGTGCTGACGGTGCGCGGAGTCGGGTACAAGGCCGGCCCGCCGTGA
- a CDS encoding IclR family transcriptional regulator, which translates to MRNQDSGNATGSAVQSVDRAITVLELLARNGETGITEIAGELGVHKSTASRLLSVLEAHGLVEQLGERGKYAIGFGVVRLAGAATGRMDLAKLGRQTCQALAEELGETVNIAIADDGVAINISQARGSAAITTQNWTGQRTPLHATSSGKVLLAAMDEAERKRMLAHELEQYTPRTTVDRDELAAELERVAEDGYAASFEELELGMHAVAVPVRGPGGDVVAAMSASGPSYRLSKQRIRQIVAPMSEAARELSAQLGYFSA; encoded by the coding sequence ATGCGGAACCAGGACTCGGGAAACGCAACGGGAAGCGCGGTGCAGTCCGTCGACCGGGCGATCACGGTCCTGGAGCTGCTGGCCCGCAACGGGGAAACGGGCATCACCGAGATCGCCGGCGAGCTGGGCGTGCACAAGTCCACCGCGTCCCGGCTGCTGAGCGTGCTGGAGGCGCACGGGCTGGTCGAGCAGCTGGGCGAACGCGGCAAGTACGCGATCGGCTTCGGCGTGGTCCGGCTGGCCGGGGCCGCGACCGGCCGGATGGACCTGGCGAAGCTCGGCAGGCAGACCTGCCAGGCGCTCGCCGAGGAGCTGGGCGAGACGGTCAACATCGCGATCGCGGACGACGGAGTCGCGATCAACATCAGCCAGGCCCGCGGGTCGGCGGCGATCACCACACAGAACTGGACCGGGCAGCGCACGCCGCTGCACGCGACGTCCAGCGGCAAGGTGCTGCTGGCCGCGATGGACGAGGCCGAACGCAAGCGGATGCTCGCGCACGAGCTGGAGCAGTACACGCCGCGCACCACGGTCGACCGGGACGAGCTGGCGGCCGAACTGGAGCGCGTCGCCGAGGACGGGTACGCGGCTTCCTTCGAAGAGCTGGAACTGGGCATGCACGCGGTCGCGGTGCCGGTGCGCGGCCCCGGCGGCGACGTCGTCGCGGCGATGAGCGCGTCCGGTCCGTCCTACCGGCTGTCCAAACAGCGGATCCGGCAGATCGTCGCGCCGATGTCCGAAGCGGCACGGGAGCTTTCCGCTCAGCTCGGCTACTTTTCCGCGTGA
- a CDS encoding FAD-dependent oxidoreductase: MAVRPRVVVLGGGLLGCAVADELTERGWTDVTVLEPEPAGAPVGPGLLFRTHADRTASEFAKYTAEKYSGLTVDGGWCFQPVGSLELATAPEQLSRLRQRLGWATSSGVRGYLREPGECAQLHPLLDPAKVSGGLHLPGDGLVKPVRAALAQARRAQGRGAKFLAGQEIAEIVRTAGRVTAVVTATDRFRADVVISCAGVRGPQFGRLVDLAVPVVPIAVDHARTTPLAQLAGDNDAFTEADKPILRGAGLSLREHVDRLGISALGPVETDAAFTPAGFEESWTAALGLVPALADAKVEEGFRQLVPGTPDGLPLLGEHPDLDGFWVAEAVDCAWSAGVARELARWLIEGQAHLDLHSVDLARFDRLQLAPGRVRERSLAAAGHRRPAVESPRTTPCYEREVALGAEFREEDGWARPQRYASGGRAEAVAARSRVALFDLTPRRRLEITGRGALPFLQTMTTNQLDRPPGSVTTTLLLGEDGGVRSELTVARLGVEQFHVSAHHHRDVAWLRRHLPGDGSVRLRETTGGTCCLGLWGPLAERVLPELSTSDSRVWRTYVGDVPVTVLRGSDAGEPGWELHTGADLGRSLWDTLWAAGQPHGIVAAGEDALRSLRMEEGHRNCGVDVTTEHDPYEAGLGFAVRMDKGYFLGRDTLLHRSPSTVRRKLVCLTIDSTDSVLRGREPVYVDGRPAGYVTSGAYGYTIDKNLAYAWLPVEDARPRTPVEIEHLGKRWAAKVAAEPLRSSE; encoded by the coding sequence ATGGCAGTGCGACCGCGGGTGGTTGTGCTCGGCGGCGGGCTCCTCGGCTGCGCGGTCGCGGACGAGCTGACCGAACGAGGCTGGACGGACGTCACGGTCCTGGAACCGGAACCGGCGGGCGCGCCGGTCGGGCCCGGGCTGCTCTTCCGCACGCACGCGGACCGCACGGCGTCGGAGTTCGCCAAGTACACCGCGGAGAAGTACAGCGGGCTGACCGTCGACGGCGGCTGGTGTTTCCAGCCGGTCGGGAGCCTGGAACTCGCGACCGCGCCGGAGCAGCTTTCCCGGCTGCGGCAACGGCTTGGCTGGGCGACGTCGTCCGGTGTGCGCGGCTACCTGCGCGAACCGGGCGAATGCGCCCAGCTGCATCCGCTGCTCGACCCCGCGAAGGTGTCCGGCGGCCTGCACCTTCCCGGCGACGGGCTCGTCAAACCGGTCCGCGCGGCGCTCGCCCAAGCTCGCCGTGCGCAGGGACGGGGCGCGAAATTCCTTGCCGGACAAGAGATTGCCGAGATCGTGCGCACCGCGGGCCGGGTGACCGCGGTGGTGACGGCGACCGACCGCTTCCGCGCCGACGTCGTCATCTCGTGCGCCGGAGTCCGCGGACCGCAGTTCGGCCGGCTGGTCGATCTCGCCGTGCCGGTGGTGCCGATCGCCGTCGACCATGCCCGCACCACGCCGTTGGCCCAGCTCGCCGGAGACAACGACGCCTTCACCGAAGCGGACAAACCGATCCTGCGCGGTGCCGGGCTCTCGCTGCGCGAGCACGTCGACCGGCTGGGCATCAGCGCGCTGGGCCCGGTCGAAACGGACGCCGCGTTCACTCCGGCGGGCTTCGAGGAATCGTGGACGGCCGCGCTCGGGCTGGTGCCCGCGCTCGCCGACGCGAAGGTCGAGGAAGGCTTCCGGCAGCTGGTCCCGGGTACGCCGGACGGTTTGCCGCTGCTGGGCGAACATCCGGATCTCGACGGGTTCTGGGTCGCCGAAGCCGTGGACTGCGCGTGGTCCGCCGGGGTCGCGCGGGAACTGGCGCGCTGGCTCATCGAGGGGCAAGCGCATCTCGATCTGCACTCCGTCGACCTCGCCCGGTTCGACCGGCTGCAGCTCGCGCCCGGCCGCGTGCGGGAGCGGAGCCTGGCGGCGGCGGGGCATCGGCGACCGGCCGTGGAATCGCCGCGGACCACGCCCTGCTACGAGCGTGAAGTCGCGCTGGGCGCGGAGTTTCGCGAGGAAGACGGCTGGGCGCGGCCGCAGCGGTACGCCTCGGGCGGACGCGCGGAAGCAGTCGCGGCCCGGAGCCGGGTGGCGTTGTTCGACCTGACCCCTCGGCGCCGGCTGGAGATCACCGGCCGCGGCGCGCTGCCGTTCCTGCAGACGATGACCACGAACCAGCTCGACCGTCCGCCCGGCTCGGTCACCACGACGTTGCTGCTCGGCGAGGACGGCGGGGTGCGCAGCGAACTGACCGTCGCCCGGCTCGGCGTCGAGCAGTTCCACGTCTCCGCGCACCACCATCGGGACGTCGCCTGGCTGCGCCGTCATCTGCCTGGCGACGGCTCGGTCCGGCTGCGCGAAACCACCGGCGGCACCTGTTGTCTCGGCCTGTGGGGACCGCTCGCCGAGCGGGTGCTGCCCGAACTGTCCACATCGGACTCCCGGGTGTGGCGGACGTACGTCGGCGACGTGCCGGTGACCGTGCTGCGCGGGTCGGACGCGGGCGAACCCGGCTGGGAGCTGCACACCGGCGCGGACCTCGGCCGGTCGCTGTGGGACACCCTCTGGGCGGCCGGGCAGCCGCACGGGATCGTCGCGGCCGGGGAAGACGCGCTGCGCAGCCTCCGGATGGAGGAAGGCCACCGAAACTGCGGCGTTGACGTGACCACCGAGCACGATCCGTACGAGGCCGGTCTCGGCTTCGCGGTGCGGATGGACAAGGGCTACTTCCTCGGCCGCGACACGCTTCTTCACCGTTCTCCTTCGACGGTGCGCCGGAAACTGGTGTGCTTGACGATCGACAGCACGGATTCCGTGCTGCGAGGCCGGGAGCCGGTGTACGTCGACGGCCGTCCGGCGGGCTACGTCACGAGCGGCGCGTACGGCTACACGATCGACAAAAACCTCGCCTACGCCTGGCTTCCCGTCGAGGACGCCCGGCCGCGCACCCCAGTGGAAATCGAGCACCTCGGGAAACGGTGGGCGGCGAAGGTGGCCGCGGAGCCGTTGAGGAGCAGCGAATGA
- the solA gene encoding N-methyl-L-tryptophan oxidase, whose amino-acid sequence MTHYDVIVLGLGGMGSAAACRLARRGQKVLGIDQFAPVHHLGSSHGGSRITRQAYLEGPDYVPLLLRAHEMWDELERDSGRSLFTRCGAVMGGPPESRTIAGSTLSAEKFDIPHEILDAAEIRRRFPTIAPAENEVALWEPGAGFVSPEGSVAAHLQLAARHGAELHHEEQVFTWTASETGVRVGTASSYYTAERLVLCPGAWAPVLLADLGVDFDVRRQVQYWFEPADVRPFADHPVFIWETAEGGQFYGFPAHSAQGVKVGAHLGGVSCTADTIDRQVRDDEVRAVAAVVGSRLPTLPATFRRAATCLYTNTPDEHFVIAPHPKHPRAVVACGFSGHGFKFVPVVGEILADLVVDGSTRHPISLFDPARFTQ is encoded by the coding sequence ATGACGCATTACGACGTGATCGTGCTCGGTCTCGGCGGAATGGGCAGCGCGGCGGCCTGCCGGCTGGCACGCCGGGGCCAGAAGGTGCTCGGGATCGACCAGTTCGCGCCGGTGCACCACCTCGGTTCGAGCCACGGCGGTTCGCGGATCACGCGGCAGGCGTATCTCGAAGGTCCGGATTACGTACCGCTGCTGCTTCGCGCGCACGAGATGTGGGACGAACTCGAACGCGATTCCGGCCGGTCGCTGTTCACCCGCTGCGGCGCGGTGATGGGCGGACCGCCGGAGTCGCGCACGATAGCGGGCAGCACGCTTTCCGCGGAGAAGTTCGACATCCCGCACGAAATCCTGGACGCGGCCGAGATCCGGCGCCGGTTCCCCACCATCGCCCCCGCCGAAAACGAGGTGGCGTTGTGGGAACCGGGCGCCGGATTCGTGTCGCCGGAAGGAAGCGTCGCCGCGCATCTGCAGCTCGCCGCGCGCCACGGCGCCGAACTGCACCACGAAGAACAGGTATTCACCTGGACCGCCTCGGAAACCGGGGTGCGCGTCGGCACCGCTTCGAGCTACTACACCGCCGAGCGGCTCGTGCTGTGCCCCGGCGCGTGGGCACCGGTGCTGCTCGCGGACCTCGGCGTCGATTTCGACGTGCGACGCCAGGTCCAGTATTGGTTCGAACCGGCCGACGTGCGGCCGTTCGCCGATCATCCGGTCTTCATCTGGGAAACCGCTGAAGGCGGCCAGTTCTACGGATTCCCCGCGCATTCAGCGCAAGGTGTCAAAGTCGGCGCCCACCTCGGCGGCGTCTCGTGCACCGCCGACACGATCGACCGGCAGGTCCGCGACGACGAGGTGCGCGCGGTCGCGGCCGTCGTCGGCTCCCGGCTGCCGACGCTCCCGGCGACCTTCCGCCGCGCGGCGACCTGCCTCTACACGAACACCCCGGACGAACATTTCGTGATCGCGCCGCATCCGAAGCATCCGCGCGCGGTGGTGGCGTGCGGATTTTCCGGGCACGGCTTCAAGTTCGTGCCGGTGGTCGGGGAAATCCTCGCCGACCTGGTGGTCGACGGTTCGACGCGGCACCCGATCTCGCTGTTCGATCCGGCGAGGTTCACGCAGTAG
- a CDS encoding SDR family oxidoreductase encodes MRVFVTGASGHVGSALVPELLSAGHEVVGLARSDASAAVLAERGARVRRGDLDDLDGLRAAAAEADGVVHLAFKHDLMASGEFAGAVEADLVALKALGEALAGTGKPLVSTSGTLMFAGLGRTATEDDRLPGGSRVDAENYVLGLAENGVRSSVVRLPPSVHSSLDKHGFVPTMIRFARAAGVSPYVGDGANRWSAGHTLDAARLYRLALEKAPGGTVLHAVGDEAVSLRQIAETIGARLGVPVKSIAPEEAAAHFAFLAPMVQADAPTSAARTRELLDWKPEHPGLLEDLAEEHYFATA; translated from the coding sequence ATGCGGGTTTTCGTCACCGGGGCCAGCGGCCACGTCGGCTCGGCCCTCGTTCCCGAACTGCTCTCCGCCGGACACGAGGTGGTCGGCCTCGCCCGGTCGGACGCCTCCGCCGCGGTGCTCGCCGAACGCGGTGCGCGCGTGCGGCGCGGCGACCTCGACGATCTCGACGGCCTGCGCGCGGCGGCGGCCGAGGCGGACGGCGTCGTGCACTTGGCGTTCAAGCACGACCTGATGGCCAGCGGCGAGTTCGCCGGCGCGGTCGAAGCGGACCTCGTCGCGCTGAAGGCGCTCGGCGAAGCTCTCGCCGGCACCGGCAAACCACTGGTCTCGACCTCCGGAACCCTGATGTTCGCCGGGCTCGGCCGGACCGCGACCGAGGACGACCGTCTTCCTGGCGGCTCGCGGGTCGATGCGGAGAACTACGTGCTCGGGCTCGCCGAAAACGGCGTCCGATCGTCAGTCGTGCGGCTGCCGCCGTCGGTGCACAGTTCGCTCGACAAGCACGGTTTCGTGCCGACTATGATCCGTTTCGCCCGGGCGGCCGGGGTCTCGCCGTACGTCGGCGACGGGGCCAACCGCTGGTCCGCCGGGCACACGCTCGACGCGGCCCGGCTCTACCGGCTGGCCTTGGAGAAGGCTCCGGGCGGAACCGTGCTGCACGCGGTCGGCGACGAAGCCGTCTCGCTCCGGCAGATCGCCGAGACGATCGGCGCGCGGCTCGGTGTCCCGGTGAAGTCCATCGCGCCGGAGGAGGCCGCGGCGCACTTCGCGTTCCTGGCCCCGATGGTCCAGGCAGACGCCCCGACGTCCGCCGCGCGCACGCGTGAACTCCTCGACTGGAAGCCGGAACACCCTGGCCTGCTTGAAGATCTGGCCGAAGAGCACTACTTCGCTACTGCGTGA
- a CDS encoding TetR family transcriptional regulator, producing the protein MGRWEPNARHRLARAALDLFTERGYDETTVAEIAERAGLTKRTFFRYFADKREVLFGGQEELTRRLSEGIAGAPAGATPFEAVGRALDAAAEVFTGERLAEARVRQPIVAANSELLERELLKRTTMVQAMHDALAARGVSEPTARVAAELGCLAFGTAFHRWVEAGNQREFGALADEALGELRTATAALG; encoded by the coding sequence ATGGGCCGCTGGGAACCGAACGCACGCCACCGCTTGGCGCGGGCCGCGCTCGACCTGTTCACCGAACGCGGCTACGACGAGACCACGGTCGCCGAAATCGCCGAACGCGCCGGGCTCACGAAACGGACCTTCTTCCGCTATTTCGCCGACAAGCGGGAAGTGCTGTTCGGCGGGCAGGAGGAACTGACCCGGCGGCTCTCCGAGGGCATTGCCGGGGCGCCAGCGGGCGCGACGCCGTTCGAAGCGGTCGGCAGGGCATTGGATGCCGCCGCGGAGGTTTTCACCGGCGAGCGGCTGGCTGAGGCCCGGGTGCGACAGCCGATCGTGGCCGCGAACAGCGAGCTGCTCGAACGCGAATTGCTCAAGCGCACCACGATGGTCCAGGCCATGCACGACGCCCTCGCCGCGCGCGGAGTCAGCGAACCGACCGCGCGGGTCGCCGCGGAACTGGGCTGCCTCGCCTTCGGGACGGCGTTCCACCGCTGGGTCGAAGCAGGCAACCAGCGCGAGTTCGGCGCACTCGCGGACGAAGCGCTCGGCGAACTGCGCACCGCCACCGCCGCCCTCGGTTAA
- a CDS encoding dTMP kinase, translating into MGRLVVIEGLDGAGKRTLSEGLTAALEDAGASVGSLAFPRYGRSVHADLVREALHRGHGDLADSVYGMAMLYALDRSGAADEIRALLAANDVVLLDRYVASNAAYAAARLREHADGAVVQWVWDLEVTRFGLPRPDAHLLLRVSPEVAAERAVRRAESDAARTRDAFESDDSLQQRCAAVYDELAAASWLAPWHVLDGVAGVDLPTLAKSLLA; encoded by the coding sequence GTGGGGCGACTGGTCGTAATCGAAGGTCTGGACGGCGCGGGCAAGCGCACGCTGTCCGAGGGGCTGACTGCTGCGCTGGAAGACGCCGGCGCGAGCGTCGGCAGTCTCGCCTTCCCTCGTTACGGCCGCAGCGTGCACGCGGATCTGGTGCGGGAAGCGCTGCATCGCGGGCACGGCGACCTCGCCGATTCGGTGTACGGAATGGCGATGCTCTACGCCCTCGACCGCAGCGGTGCGGCCGACGAGATCCGCGCGCTGCTCGCGGCCAACGACGTGGTCCTGCTGGACCGCTACGTCGCCTCGAACGCCGCGTACGCCGCCGCGCGCCTGCGCGAGCACGCGGATGGCGCTGTGGTGCAGTGGGTTTGGGACCTCGAGGTGACGCGGTTCGGCCTGCCCCGTCCGGACGCGCATCTGCTGCTGCGGGTGAGCCCGGAGGTGGCTGCCGAGCGGGCGGTCCGCCGAGCGGAGTCGGACGCGGCACGCACGCGGGACGCTTTCGAATCGGACGATTCGCTGCAGCAGCGGTGTGCCGCGGTGTACGACGAGCTGGCCGCGGCTTCGTGGCTCGCGCCGTGGCATGTGCTGGACGGCGTGGCTGGGGTGGATCTGCCGACGCTGGCGAAGTCGCTGCTCGCTTAA
- a CDS encoding YbaK/EbsC family protein — translation MSAVQNVQDALDEAGVEGRARTLPQSTRTAAEAAEALGCPVGAIANSLVFMADDAPLLVLTSGAHRVDVEALAARLGRGRIRRAKPDEVRAATGQVIGGVSPVGHPAPLETVVDEALRQYDQVWAAAGTPNAVFPTTFDELVRITKGAPQRVDG, via the coding sequence ATGTCGGCAGTGCAAAACGTGCAGGACGCGCTCGACGAGGCGGGCGTCGAAGGACGGGCGCGGACTCTCCCGCAGTCCACGCGGACGGCGGCCGAGGCGGCGGAAGCGCTCGGCTGCCCGGTCGGCGCGATCGCGAACAGCCTGGTCTTCATGGCCGACGACGCCCCGCTGCTGGTCTTGACCAGCGGCGCGCACCGGGTGGACGTCGAGGCGCTCGCCGCGCGGCTCGGGCGCGGCCGGATCCGCCGGGCCAAGCCGGACGAGGTGCGCGCGGCCACCGGGCAGGTGATCGGCGGCGTGTCGCCGGTCGGGCATCCGGCTCCGCTGGAGACGGTGGTCGACGAGGCGTTGCGGCAGTACGACCAGGTGTGGGCCGCGGCCGGGACGCCGAACGCCGTCTTCCCGACGACGTTCGACGAACTGGTCCGGATCACCAAGGGCGCGCCGCAGCGGGTGGACGGGTAA
- a CDS encoding helix-turn-helix domain-containing protein, giving the protein MSTSPAPDGRALAAVVGTRIRTLRTRAGVGLTTLAADSGLGKGTLSELENGRRNPTLDTLFAIATALSIPLSDLLFGDDGVAEAHGDSVTATLLGRWEDPEGVTEVYRLTIHERVQVSHPHSPGVREVLTVLTGTAEVGPVSAPVTVSAAGTHTFIAETEHVYRGIGGVATAVLTMRYPR; this is encoded by the coding sequence GTGTCGACGTCACCCGCCCCGGACGGCCGCGCCCTCGCCGCGGTGGTCGGTACCCGCATCCGCACCTTGCGCACCCGCGCGGGCGTCGGCCTGACCACGCTCGCCGCCGACAGCGGTCTCGGCAAGGGAACGCTGTCGGAACTGGAGAACGGCCGCCGCAACCCGACGCTGGACACGCTGTTCGCCATCGCCACCGCGCTGTCGATCCCGTTGAGCGACTTGCTCTTCGGAGACGACGGCGTAGCCGAAGCGCACGGCGACAGCGTGACGGCGACCTTGCTGGGCCGCTGGGAGGACCCGGAGGGCGTGACGGAGGTGTACCGGCTGACGATCCACGAGCGGGTTCAGGTGTCGCATCCGCACAGCCCCGGGGTGCGGGAGGTTTTGACGGTGCTGACCGGGACGGCGGAGGTGGGGCCGGTTTCCGCGCCAGTGACGGTTTCCGCGGCCGGGACGCATACGTTTATCGCGGAAACGGAGCATGTTTATCGCGGAATCGGCGGGGTGGCTACTGCGGTGTTGACGATGCGGTATCCGCGTTAG
- a CDS encoding type II toxin-antitoxin system VapC family toxin: MVTDCYYADTSALATAFLKDEPGHREMRELLLEGPDLVLSSELTRLEFTSALTAAKRDGRIPDARIVLEHFDLLASPEGSLVLIPFRPERVFPAAQRLVAENYPIRTLDALHLAVVMRETSELTGGQPVTVVTRDARQADAAKANGLLVR, translated from the coding sequence ATGGTGACTGATTGTTACTATGCCGATACAAGTGCGCTGGCTACTGCGTTCCTCAAGGATGAGCCGGGGCATCGCGAAATGCGCGAGCTATTGCTCGAGGGGCCGGATCTGGTGCTCAGCAGCGAACTCACCCGCCTCGAGTTCACCAGCGCGCTCACGGCGGCGAAGCGCGACGGCCGGATCCCTGACGCCCGGATCGTCCTCGAGCACTTCGACCTGCTCGCTTCCCCGGAAGGTTCCCTTGTGCTGATCCCTTTCCGCCCGGAGCGCGTTTTTCCGGCGGCGCAGCGACTGGTTGCCGAGAACTACCCGATTCGCACCCTGGATGCTCTTCATCTGGCCGTCGTAATGAGGGAAACTTCCGAGCTGACCGGTGGGCAACCGGTTACTGTCGTCACGCGTGACGCGCGTCAGGCGGATGCGGCAAAAGCCAACGGACTCCTCGTCCGCTAA
- a CDS encoding toxin-antitoxin system HicB family antitoxin yields the protein MKQLITRVDDELHARLKARAEAEGRSMNDLVTEALRGVVQQGESRAEWKRRLIAEGKVAYVEPPARAASLDDIEEFSSGWGATVGEYLDWTRGEW from the coding sequence GTGAAGCAATTGATCACTCGCGTCGACGACGAGCTGCATGCTCGGCTGAAGGCCAGGGCCGAGGCTGAGGGGCGCAGCATGAACGATCTGGTCACCGAGGCTCTGCGAGGGGTCGTCCAGCAGGGCGAGTCTCGAGCCGAGTGGAAACGCCGGTTGATCGCCGAGGGCAAGGTCGCCTATGTCGAACCTCCCGCCCGGGCGGCCTCGCTGGACGACATCGAGGAGTTCTCCAGTGGCTGGGGAGCCACTGTCGGAGAGTATCTCGACTGGACTCGGGGTGAATGGTGA
- the ahcY gene encoding adenosylhomocysteinase gives MTPESVVKRHDTRGGIEFAVADLDAAEFGRKEIRLAEHEMPGLMALRREYAEVYPLRGARIAGSLHMTVQTAVLIETLVALGAEVRWASCNIFSTQDHAAAAVVVGPHGTPEEPKGVPVFAWKGETLEEYWWCTERMLTWEGEGPNMILDDGGDATMLVHKGTEYEKAGVVPPADDEDPEEWKVFLELLRASVAADKGKWTAIGQSVKGVTEETTTGVLRLYQLAAAGELLFPAINVNDSVTKSKFDNRYGIRHSLIDGINRGTDVLIGGKVAVVCGYGDVGKGAAESLRGQGARVIITEIDPICALQAMMDGYEVKRLESVLDEGDIYVTTTGNKNVVMVEHMARMKHQAIVGNIGHFDNELDMAGLARYPGVRRVNIKPQVDEWVFPDGKSILVLSEGRLLNLGNATGHPSFVMSNSFANQVIAQVELFTKTEEYDKEVYRLPKKLDEKVARIHLEALGGELTKLSKEQAEYIDVDVEGPFKSEHYRY, from the coding sequence ATGACCCCCGAAAGCGTTGTCAAGCGGCACGACACCCGGGGCGGCATCGAATTCGCCGTCGCCGATCTCGACGCCGCCGAGTTCGGCCGGAAGGAGATCCGGCTCGCCGAGCACGAGATGCCCGGCCTGATGGCGCTGCGTCGCGAATACGCTGAGGTCTACCCGCTGCGCGGGGCGCGGATCGCCGGGTCGCTGCACATGACCGTGCAGACCGCGGTGCTGATCGAGACGCTGGTGGCGCTCGGCGCGGAGGTGCGCTGGGCCTCGTGCAACATTTTCTCCACGCAGGACCACGCCGCGGCCGCGGTCGTCGTCGGACCGCACGGCACGCCCGAGGAGCCCAAGGGCGTCCCGGTGTTCGCGTGGAAGGGCGAAACGCTCGAGGAATACTGGTGGTGCACTGAGCGGATGCTCACGTGGGAGGGCGAAGGCCCGAACATGATCCTCGACGACGGCGGCGACGCCACCATGCTGGTGCACAAGGGCACCGAGTACGAGAAGGCCGGCGTGGTTCCGCCGGCCGACGACGAGGACCCCGAGGAGTGGAAGGTCTTCCTGGAGCTGCTGCGCGCCTCCGTCGCGGCGGACAAGGGCAAGTGGACCGCCATCGGGCAGAGCGTGAAGGGCGTCACCGAGGAGACCACCACCGGCGTGCTGCGGCTGTACCAGCTGGCGGCCGCGGGCGAGCTGCTGTTCCCGGCGATCAACGTCAACGACTCGGTGACGAAGTCGAAGTTCGACAACCGCTACGGCATCCGCCACTCGCTGATCGACGGCATCAACCGCGGCACCGACGTCCTGATCGGCGGCAAGGTCGCGGTGGTCTGCGGCTACGGCGACGTCGGCAAGGGCGCGGCGGAATCGCTGCGCGGCCAGGGCGCCCGGGTGATCATCACCGAGATCGACCCGATCTGCGCGCTGCAGGCGATGATGGACGGCTACGAGGTCAAGCGCCTGGAGTCGGTGCTGGACGAGGGCGACATCTACGTCACCACCACGGGCAACAAGAACGTGGTGATGGTCGAGCACATGGCGCGGATGAAGCACCAGGCCATCGTCGGCAACATCGGCCACTTCGACAACGAACTCGACATGGCCGGCCTCGCCCGCTACCCCGGCGTGCGGCGCGTGAACATCAAGCCGCAGGTCGACGAGTGGGTGTTCCCGGACGGCAAGAGCATCCTCGTGCTGTCCGAGGGCCGCCTGCTGAACCTCGGCAACGCGACCGGGCACCCGAGCTTCGTGATGTCGAACAGCTTCGCGAACCAGGTCATCGCCCAGGTCGAACTCTTCACGAAGACCGAGGAGTACGACAAGGAGGTCTACCGGCTTCCGAAGAAACTGGACGAAAAGGTCGCCCGGATCCACCTCGAAGCCCTTGGCGGCGAGCTGACGAAGCTGTCGAAGGAACAGGCGGAATACATCGACGTGGACGTGGAGGGCCCGTTCAAGTCGGAGCACTACCGTTACTGA